Proteins encoded in a region of the Heterodontus francisci isolate sHetFra1 chromosome 19, sHetFra1.hap1, whole genome shotgun sequence genome:
- the gnl3 gene encoding guanine nucleotide-binding protein-like 3 isoform X2: MKRPKLKKASKRLSCHKRFKIQRKVREHKRKVRKEAKKQGNKSKKSRKDPGVPNSAPFKEAILREAEQRKQDLEELKQKQKLARQKEVAKKRKLEAKKDPEINEKQHKRAALKQQKKVAKLEGKSPRKSLCSELNKVLDASNVVLEVVDARDPLGYRCPQVEQAVLQSDGKKQLVLVLNKIDLVPKENAEKWLKYLGNEFPIVVFKSSTQLQDRTMEQRKISKLNTGIEISHSNTCAGSESLLKLLGSYCRKQDLKNIKVGLVGFPNVGKSSIINSLKKMRACNVGQVRGLTKSMQEVHIDKQIKVLDSPSIIASPLNPAVALSLRNIVDIEALENPLAVVEPILKNCNKQQVMLQYNVPDFRTSLEFLTLLARKRSMLKKGGIPDVEKAAKLILYDWTGAKVSYHTHPPERHKLPTYITANFVDEVKRGFNTGELTKGNENTLKAVRCPNMASSIVFQSTGPTNGLIEEDNVGEEMQDQKVDEEEDDCSVDQENSKAEYVEIDQDRNGKLDADRCPRAKMLQVKRMEAPSKKRQLESEKIADPSQKPISIDFSCEKPMEDEYDFNTDYVEDPSAMPISSL; the protein is encoded by the exons ATGAAGCGCCCGA AGCTGAAAAAGGCGAGCAAGCGCCTCTCCTGCCACAAGCGGTTTAAGATCCAGAGAAAG GTCCGTGAACATAAGCGGAAAGTACGAAAGGAAGCAAAGAAACAGGGAAATAAAAGTAAAAAATCTCGAAAGGACCCTGGTGTTCCTAATAGTGCCCCATTTAAAGAAGCCATTCTTCGAGAAGCTGAACAAAGGAAACAAGAT CTTGAAGAACTGAAGCAGAAACAGAAGCTTGCCAGACAGAAAGAAGTTGCAAAGAAAAGGAAGCTTGAAGCTAAAAAGGACCCAGAAATAAATGAGAAGCAACATAAG AGGGCTGCTTTAAAGCAACAGAAAAAAGTGGCCAAATTGGAAGGTAAAAGCCCAAGAAAATCTCTATGCAGCGAGCTGAATAAG GTGCTTGATGCCTCAAATGTGGTTCTAGAAGTGGTGGATGCCAGAGATCCTCTTGGTTATAGATGCCCTCAAGTGGAGCAGGCAGTCTTGCAATCTGATGGAAAGAAGCAACTAGTCCTTGTATTGAACAAGATTG ATTTGGTGCCAAAGGAGAATGCAGAGAAATGGCTGAAATATTTGGGAAATGAATTTCCTATTGTAGTTTTCAAATCATCTACACAGCTTCAAGACAGAACAATG GAACAGAGAAAAATCTCTAAACTGAACACTGGTATAGAGATATCACATAGCAATACTTGCGCTGGTAGTGAAAGTCTTTTAAAACTGCTTGGCAGCTACTGCAGAAAACAAGATTTAAAAAACATTAAAGTTGGTCTAGTAG GTTTTCCAAATGTTGGGAAAAGCAGTATAATTAATAGCTTGAAGAAAATGAGAGCTTGCAACGTGGGACAAGTAAGAGGTCTTACAAA ATCCATGCAGGAGGTACACATTGATAAGCAGATCAAAGTATTGGACAGTCCAAGTATTATTGCTTCTCCGTTAAATCCAGCTGTTGCATTGTCTTTGAGGAACATTGTAGACATTGAAGCACTAGAAAACCCTTTGGCTGTAGTTGAACCAATACTAAAGAACTGCAATAAGCAGCAG GTTATGTTGCAGTATAACGTTCCAGACTTTCGAACATCACTGGAATTTTTAACATTGCTGGCTCGGAAAAGGAGCATGTTGAAGAAAGGGGGGATCCCTGACGTTGAGAAAGCAGCCAAGCTGATTCTTTACGATTGGACCGG GGCAAAGGTTAGTTATCATACACATCCACCAGAGAGACACAAGCTACCCACATACATAACTGCAAACTTTGTGGATGAAGTAAAACGAGGATTTAATACTGGAGAACTAACTAAAGGCAATGAAAATACACTTAAAG CTGTTAGATGCCCTAATATGGCCAGTAGTATAGTATTCCAATCTACAGGGCCAACCAATGGACTAATTGAAGAGGACAATGTGGGAGAGGAAATGCAGGATCAGAAAGTGGATGAGGAGGAAGATGACTGTTCAGTGGACCAAGAAAATTCAAAG GCAGAATATGTTGAAATAGATCAAGATAGAAATGGAAAATTAGATGCAGACAGATGTCCAAGAGCTAAAATGTTGCAAGTAAAACGAATGGAAGCACCCTCCAAGAAAAGGCAACTGGAATCAG AGAAAATAGCTGATCCTAGCCAAAAACCTATCAGTATAGATTTTTCTTGTGAAAAACCAATGGAGGATGAATATGACTTCAACACTGATTATGTTGAGGATCCATCAGCAATGCCAATCAGTTCACTGTAG
- the gnl3 gene encoding guanine nucleotide-binding protein-like 3 isoform X1: protein MKRPKLKKASKRLSCHKRFKIQRKVREHKRKVRKEAKKQGNKSKKSRKDPGVPNSAPFKEAILREAEQRKQDLEELKQKQKLARQKEVAKKRKLEAKKDPEINEKQHKQRAALKQQKKVAKLEGKSPRKSLCSELNKVLDASNVVLEVVDARDPLGYRCPQVEQAVLQSDGKKQLVLVLNKIDLVPKENAEKWLKYLGNEFPIVVFKSSTQLQDRTMEQRKISKLNTGIEISHSNTCAGSESLLKLLGSYCRKQDLKNIKVGLVGFPNVGKSSIINSLKKMRACNVGQVRGLTKSMQEVHIDKQIKVLDSPSIIASPLNPAVALSLRNIVDIEALENPLAVVEPILKNCNKQQVMLQYNVPDFRTSLEFLTLLARKRSMLKKGGIPDVEKAAKLILYDWTGAKVSYHTHPPERHKLPTYITANFVDEVKRGFNTGELTKGNENTLKAVRCPNMASSIVFQSTGPTNGLIEEDNVGEEMQDQKVDEEEDDCSVDQENSKAEYVEIDQDRNGKLDADRCPRAKMLQVKRMEAPSKKRQLESEKIADPSQKPISIDFSCEKPMEDEYDFNTDYVEDPSAMPISSL, encoded by the exons ATGAAGCGCCCGA AGCTGAAAAAGGCGAGCAAGCGCCTCTCCTGCCACAAGCGGTTTAAGATCCAGAGAAAG GTCCGTGAACATAAGCGGAAAGTACGAAAGGAAGCAAAGAAACAGGGAAATAAAAGTAAAAAATCTCGAAAGGACCCTGGTGTTCCTAATAGTGCCCCATTTAAAGAAGCCATTCTTCGAGAAGCTGAACAAAGGAAACAAGAT CTTGAAGAACTGAAGCAGAAACAGAAGCTTGCCAGACAGAAAGAAGTTGCAAAGAAAAGGAAGCTTGAAGCTAAAAAGGACCCAGAAATAAATGAGAAGCAACATAAG CAGAGGGCTGCTTTAAAGCAACAGAAAAAAGTGGCCAAATTGGAAGGTAAAAGCCCAAGAAAATCTCTATGCAGCGAGCTGAATAAG GTGCTTGATGCCTCAAATGTGGTTCTAGAAGTGGTGGATGCCAGAGATCCTCTTGGTTATAGATGCCCTCAAGTGGAGCAGGCAGTCTTGCAATCTGATGGAAAGAAGCAACTAGTCCTTGTATTGAACAAGATTG ATTTGGTGCCAAAGGAGAATGCAGAGAAATGGCTGAAATATTTGGGAAATGAATTTCCTATTGTAGTTTTCAAATCATCTACACAGCTTCAAGACAGAACAATG GAACAGAGAAAAATCTCTAAACTGAACACTGGTATAGAGATATCACATAGCAATACTTGCGCTGGTAGTGAAAGTCTTTTAAAACTGCTTGGCAGCTACTGCAGAAAACAAGATTTAAAAAACATTAAAGTTGGTCTAGTAG GTTTTCCAAATGTTGGGAAAAGCAGTATAATTAATAGCTTGAAGAAAATGAGAGCTTGCAACGTGGGACAAGTAAGAGGTCTTACAAA ATCCATGCAGGAGGTACACATTGATAAGCAGATCAAAGTATTGGACAGTCCAAGTATTATTGCTTCTCCGTTAAATCCAGCTGTTGCATTGTCTTTGAGGAACATTGTAGACATTGAAGCACTAGAAAACCCTTTGGCTGTAGTTGAACCAATACTAAAGAACTGCAATAAGCAGCAG GTTATGTTGCAGTATAACGTTCCAGACTTTCGAACATCACTGGAATTTTTAACATTGCTGGCTCGGAAAAGGAGCATGTTGAAGAAAGGGGGGATCCCTGACGTTGAGAAAGCAGCCAAGCTGATTCTTTACGATTGGACCGG GGCAAAGGTTAGTTATCATACACATCCACCAGAGAGACACAAGCTACCCACATACATAACTGCAAACTTTGTGGATGAAGTAAAACGAGGATTTAATACTGGAGAACTAACTAAAGGCAATGAAAATACACTTAAAG CTGTTAGATGCCCTAATATGGCCAGTAGTATAGTATTCCAATCTACAGGGCCAACCAATGGACTAATTGAAGAGGACAATGTGGGAGAGGAAATGCAGGATCAGAAAGTGGATGAGGAGGAAGATGACTGTTCAGTGGACCAAGAAAATTCAAAG GCAGAATATGTTGAAATAGATCAAGATAGAAATGGAAAATTAGATGCAGACAGATGTCCAAGAGCTAAAATGTTGCAAGTAAAACGAATGGAAGCACCCTCCAAGAAAAGGCAACTGGAATCAG AGAAAATAGCTGATCCTAGCCAAAAACCTATCAGTATAGATTTTTCTTGTGAAAAACCAATGGAGGATGAATATGACTTCAACACTGATTATGTTGAGGATCCATCAGCAATGCCAATCAGTTCACTGTAG